One genomic region from Amblyraja radiata isolate CabotCenter1 chromosome 47, sAmbRad1.1.pri, whole genome shotgun sequence encodes:
- the ensa gene encoding alpha-endosulfine isoform X2: MSDNRQLEGTGDEKQDTQEKGAMSPEKAEEVKLKAKYPVLGLRPGGSEFLMKRLQKGKYFDSGDYNMAKAKMKNKQPPSNGADKNLVTGDHIPTPEDLPQRKSSLVASKLAG, from the exons ATGTCGGACAACCGCCAGCTGGAGGGGACGGGCGACGAGAAGCAG GACACGCAAGAGAAAGGGGCGATGAGCCCGGAGAAGGCGGAGGAAGTGAAGCTAAAGGCCAAGTACCCGGTGTTGGGGTTAAGGCCAGGAGGCTCCGAGTTCCTGATGAAGCGGCTGCAGAAAGGG AAGTACTTTGACTCCGGGGACTACAACATGGCCAAGGCAAAGATGAAGAACAAGCAGCCCCCCAGCAACGGGGCGGACAAGAACCTGGTGACTGGAGACCACATACCCACCCCAGAGGACCTGCCGCAGAGGAAGTCCTCGCTGGTGGCCAGCAAACTTGCcgggtga
- the ensa gene encoding alpha-endosulfine isoform X1: protein MSDNRQLEGTGDEKQDTQEKGAMSPEKAEEVKLKAKYPVLGLRPGGSEFLMKRLQKGQKYFDSGDYNMAKAKMKNKQPPSNGADKNLVTGDHIPTPEDLPQRKSSLVASKLAG from the exons ATGTCGGACAACCGCCAGCTGGAGGGGACGGGCGACGAGAAGCAG GACACGCAAGAGAAAGGGGCGATGAGCCCGGAGAAGGCGGAGGAAGTGAAGCTAAAGGCCAAGTACCCGGTGTTGGGGTTAAGGCCAGGAGGCTCCGAGTTCCTGATGAAGCGGCTGCAGAAAGGG CAGAAGTACTTTGACTCCGGGGACTACAACATGGCCAAGGCAAAGATGAAGAACAAGCAGCCCCCCAGCAACGGGGCGGACAAGAACCTGGTGACTGGAGACCACATACCCACCCCAGAGGACCTGCCGCAGAGGAAGTCCTCGCTGGTGGCCAGCAAACTTGCcgggtga
- the LOC116968902 gene encoding hepatocyte nuclear factor 6-like — protein MDQQLGLEPELEPARLQHLTHSRDGQCPLGVSQPVSGVGSAPGSRDYRPDLTLPGPSAGHYSALVHPGPAADRYRDLLLPNNLTAGFACARENGGCADFYGLHLKGLGLGQPMVTQGPGPYGLCPGQLGVEKLSHIFSSGPTSMFSPEDHSLMSHPPAPTLFAQDHQDVDLLAHRSYAGASPPGTSKVQAFGQSEDINTKEVARKVMGELKRYNIPQAVFARRVLCRSQGTLSDLLRNPKPWTKLKSGRETFRRMWSWLQEPEYQRMSYLRLEASRRKEQEGAGVEHHRSPKRHRLVFTDVQRRTLLAIYKENPRPNRDLQLTIALQLGLELSTVANFFMNSRRRSLDKWSEEGTQVTIDNRQ, from the exons ATGGATCAACAACTGGGTTTGGAGCCGGAGCTGGAACCGGCTAGACTGCAGCATCTGACCCACTCCAGAGACGGCCAGTGTCCTCTGGGTGTCTCCCAGCCGGTAAGCGGCGTGGGCTCGGCACCGGGCTCCCGGGACTACCGGCCAGACCTGACCCTGCCGGGCCCGTCCGCTGGCCACTACTCTGCCCTGGTCCACCCTGGCCCGGCCGCGGACAGATACCGAGACCTGCTCCTGCCCAACAATCTCACGGCCGGCTTCGCCTGCGCGAGGGAGAATGGGGGCTGCGCCGATTTCTACGGCCTCCACCTCAAGGGTCTTGGCTTGGGTCAACCGATGGTCACCCAAGGACCTGGTCCCTACGGGCTCTGCCCCGGCCAACTGGGCGTGGAGAAGCTATCTCACATCTTCTCAAGTGGACCGACATCAATGTTCTCACCAGAAGATCACAGCTTGATGTCGCATCCGCCCGCTCCAACGTTGTTCGCTCAAGACCACCAGGACGTGGACCTCCTTGCCCACAGGTCCTACGCTGGAGCCTCACCACCAGGGACGTCCAAGGTGCAAGCCTTCGGACAATCGGAAGACATCAACACCAAAGAGGTGGCCCGCAAGGTGATGGGGGAGTTGAAGAGGTACAACATCCCGCAGGCTGTCTTCGCACGGAGGGTCCTCTGCCGTTCACAGGGAACTCTGTCCGACCTCCTGAGGAACCCCAAGCCTTGGACCAAACTCAAATCCGGGAGGGAGACCTTCAGGAGAATGTGGAGCTGGTTGCAGGAGCCAGAATACCAGAGGATGTCCTATCTCAGGCTGGAAG CTTCCCGGAGGAAGGAGCAGGAGGGAGCAGGGGTCGAGCATCATCGTTCGCCCAAGAGGCACCGGCTGGTCTTCACCGACGTGCAGCGCCGCACCCTCCTGGCCATCTACAAGGAGAACCCGCGGCCCAACCGGGACCTCCAGCTGACCATTGCCCTCCAACTTGGCCTGGAGTTATCCACCGTTGCCAACTTCTTCATGAACTCACGCCGCCGGAGCCTGGACAAGTGGTCGGAGGAGGGGACACAGGTCACAATCGACaacaggcaatag